In the genome of Alistipes sp. ZOR0009, the window AATAATCACCCTCAATAGAGTTAAGTATAATTACAGTATTAGGTGTAATTTTATCTAGCTGCCTCTGCAGTTGGTTATAATGTCTGCTATAGTTCTTTTCATTCTCTTGCTTAAAACGATACTTCTCCAGCATTTCTCCACCAACGTAAATTCCTATTACAAGAAGCAGATATCCCAAAGGAAGAAGCCAATACCACCTCCCGGCAATGCCAGTTCTTTTCTCCTTCACTACCGTTGTTTTGCTTAATAAATCATGCCAGCCATCTCCATAAGTAAGAAATGAGAACGATTCAAAAGGAATAAAGCGAGCAAATGATCTGCCAAGGACACATCCTAAAGTAAGCTTACCACCATTAGTTTTAATGGTTCTAGATTCTGTAAGCATCTTCCCAGGTGTCGCTCCAAATAGCCATTCAAATAAGGCATAGAGAACAAACATCGATAGTAGTATAACTAACGAACGCTCCAAGGATGTAGGTGTCGCAAAATAATCGTTTGATATCACTCCTAAATAAAATGATGCTACTAAGGCAGAACAAACACCTACTGCAATACAAGTGTCAACCAATGAATGAAATAAGCGCTGTAATTTACTAGGAGATTCATAAATCCCTTTGTTTCCAAACAAATCTTCAACCTCACTATCCATTTCCAATTCTCGCTCTTGCATGTAGTGTCGTAACACTATAAAAGAAATAAGACACCAAAAAATTACCATTACAAAGTTTAGCACCCAAAGAAACAGGTTAAAAGCAGGATTACTAATCCAACGTATGGCATTAATTACCATAAAAAAAAGCGTAATCCCATTTGATAGAAAAACAATCGAAAAGAAAAAACGAATAAGCCTAATCTCTTTAAATTTGCTCACATAAAAAATAACCAAACCGACTAAACCTGTAATATAAATCAGCACATTAAATAGATTTACAGGAATAGCATTCCCATTTCCATGATATTGTTGGATATCAGAATTAAGCAACCCCATCTGTAAATTTGGAGAAATACATTTCAGATTCCAGTAAAGATGAAAACCTTCTTGAGTTGTAATAAAACCAAGGTAAGCCACCAGCTCAAATATCAACCCCGAAAGAATTGCCAATGCGGCAAATACGGCAACCTTCTTACCATTTGTTATTTTAAAAATACTCAGCATATAATTTTAAACTTGATTATACAAAATTTTATAAAGCAGAAGTAAATCGGCATGAAAAACTCATAAACCTTATTTAGAATACCTCAGATAGTGCCTTAAATAGATCTTAAAGAAATCATGTCAATACCAACAGCCCTCAGAATCTCAATATTTACGAGATCACAAATGAAGTACATTTTCGCATTATCCCCAAAGGTTGTCTACCTCAAAATAATCCTACACAACATGCATTAGCTAGCAAAATATTCTCTAAAAAACAATCCGTACCCTTTAACTCAAGATCATTAGCGCTCACCGTTGAAAGCCATAACTAAGAAACAAACGCACAGCCCCTTCATCAATATTCGTAGCCACCCCTGCGCTGCCCCAACAGCTTTGCGCCTGCTGGTGGCTACCTAACAAAAGGGCATAAAAAAAGCCCGTTTCCTTAAACGAGCTCCATGCAATGCTTGCAGGCATTCCCCAAATGCCACCATCTACGATGCCTTCAGCAGCTTAAGCAGCATCTCTATCGAATCAGCCGTAAATACCTTCTCCGAGTTACGGTAAACCATGTACTCGCCCGGACATTCCTCGCTCACATCTACCCTAAACTCCGCATCCGGATCGGTTGATGGCGCAAAACCATTTCGCACCAGCGCGTTGGCTACCCATTGTGCCTCCACGCCTACCCCGTTTATATGGATAGATTTGGCCAGCGGGTTGTGAACCCTAAAAGATCCCGTCTCCTTGTCGAAAAGAATACCCTCCCGCTCAAAAAACGAGTTGAACTTGCCCGAAAGTACCAGATCCTCGGGCACACCGCTCACCATAGGGCGCCCCTTCGAGAGCAGCCAAATCCTATCAGCCAGCTGCAGCGCCAGCTCTAGGTCGTGCGTCGATAAAAGGATGCTCTTGTTGGTGTTGTTTGCCAGCTCGTGCAACAAAACCATTATCTCAATCTTACTGGGCAGGTCCAGAAAAGCCGTAGGCTCGTCCAAAACAACGATAGGAGTCTCCTGTGCCAGCGCTTTTGCTATCATCGCCTTCTGGCGCTCGCCATCACTAAGCTCGCTCACGTACTTGTTGGCCAAATCTGCTATGCCAACCTCCTGAATTGCCTTCTCAACCACCAATCGGTCCTTCCGCCTAAGAATTCCGAAGAACCCAACGTGCGGATATCTTCCCAAACCAACGAGCTCTCTCACCGTCATACCTCCAACCGACGACCGCTCCGTTAAAACCACGCTCACCAGCTTCGAATATTCCTGCTCGTTGTACCCCTCTATACGCCTGCCGTTAATGGTAACCTCTCCGTCTAGCTTAGGTTGAAAGCCAACCAGCGTACGAATTAAGGTAGATTTACCAGCACCGTTGGGGCCAAGCAAAAAAGTCAGCTCGCCAGCCTTGAGCTCTAAGTTCAGGTTCTCGTGAATGCGCATAACCTCCTTACCCTTGCCGGAGTACCCTATGCAAAGGTCGCTGGCATAAAGGTTGGTCGTGTCGCCCGCGCTATTGGTCGTCGCTCTTTTCATCACGAGAAGTATTGAAGTTTCTTTCTATTCAGTATCACGTATATCACCACCGGTGCACCCAGCATCGAGGTCACCGCATTTATGGGAATAATGCCCCCCTCACCGGGCAACGTCGTCAGAATGTTGCAAATCAGCGCCACAACAGCGCCCAACAGAATGGTAGCGGGCAAAAGTGTCTTATGGTTCGATGTTCCCAGCAGCATACGTGCCACATGAGGTACCGCAAGCCCAATAAACGATATAGGGCCACAAAACGCCGTTACCACCGCCGTTAGCAATCCCGTCGCAATTAAAATTAGCATCCTCGAACGCTTCACGTTGATGCCCAGATTCGAGGCGTAGCTCTCCCCAAGCAGCAAGGCGTTTAGCGGCTTTATCTGCAGCAGCGCCACGCCAACACCAAAAAGCGACGCCAGCACAAAAATCGGCATCTCCTTCCAGGTAACGCTCGAGAAGTCACCCAACCCCCACACAACAAAAATCTGGATATTCTCTTTAGATGCGTAAAAATTGAGTACAGATATGATTGAAGAGGCAATATACCCCACCATAATCCCTATAATAAGGAGCATCGCGGTGTTCTTAATCTTTGTCGAAAAGTACAGAATGATAAAAAGTACGCCCACCGATCCGGCAAATGCTGCCAGAATGCTGGCGGCAAAGCCCACAAGCGTTCCAAATATCATCGAACCGCTCAGCGCAAGCACCAGAATTGCCACGCCAAGGTTCGCACCCGTGCTAATTCCGAGGATAGACGGATCGGCAAGCGGATTACGGAAGAGCGTCTGCAGCAAAAGTCCCGCCGCAGCCAGCGAAGCGCCAGCCAACGTTGCCGTTATCGACTGCGGAATCCTCGAAACCCACACAATGTTGTTCCAAGCCACATTATCCGACTCCTTACCCATAATAATAGACATCACCTCCCCCACGGGAATCGTCACGGTGCCCCAAACTACGTTCAGCAGCATCAGCAACGGTATCAGCAGCCCCAAAAATATCAGCAGCCGCCCGTAATGCCTCCTATGGTTGGTTCCAAACATCTACCTATCCAACTTTTTAAAGTACTTAGGCTGGTAGCCCTTCATCAGCTCCGGATGAAAGTGGCTCACCAAGTCGGTCAAAATCACGTCAGGCTCCAAAAAGCCATCCTCGTAGTAGGGCGAACGCCCCGTATCGCAGTTTATTACGTTCCCTTTCTTAAATGCCTTAAAGCTCTTGTAAAGACCAAACTCCTGCTCTAGCCGCGAGTAGGTGTACACAAAAGGGGTATTGGTCTTAATCACCCAAAAGTCCGCATCAGATGCCTTGGCAAGCACCGCCTCAAAGCCCAACGACAGCGCACCGGTGCTTTTATCGTCCTTCCACATAAAGTTCGATCCAGCATCCTCAAAAAATCTGGCCATGTAGCTCGCACCTCCCGGCATGTACCACACCTGCCCAAACTTCTTCTCCGAAAACACCGTCGGACGCGTCTTCACCGCCTTGGCAATCTTCGAAACTCGGTTGTAGCGAGCCTCCACGCTGTCAAAAAGTTGGTTGGCCAACGCCTCTTTCCTATAAAACAGCGACAAAAACTTAATCCACTCTGTTCTGGCAAGCGGAGTATTCTCTAAGTACGAGCAATCGTACACCAAGGGTACACCAGTTTCCTCTATCTTTCGCAGCGAACCGCCCGATACAGGCGATACAATGAGCACTTGAGGGTTTGCTTCGATAACACGCTCCACATTTGCCTGCGCTACTTCGCCCAAATCAACCATTTGTCCGCGCTTATACTTAGCAAGCACCAAGCTATCCTTCACGTACTGAATCTCGGCAACGCCAGTCACCGTCTGATTCTCGCCAAGTTTCGCTAATTCGTGCACGGTTAGCCCATAAAAGCACGCCGAACGCTCTACGGGAACCTTGATAATTGTCCCCGAAGGTAGGTTCGCAGGCTTTTCGGCCTTCCGATCTATCAAAATATAGGTCTTAAGGGTCTTGGTAGTGTCGAAGGGATCGCGAACATCCACTTTGGCATAGCTGCCATGGTAGGTAACCTTAAATCCGCGCAAGTACTTTAAGCTGATTTTAGTTGAGAAGTAGGATGAATCCTCCCCGTTGCCGGCTGATTGCTGGCTGCCCTGCTTATTTCCGCACGAGCCTAGCAGTAATGCTAAAGAAACTAACCCCGAAAGGGCGAAAACTCTAATCATTTGTTTTAAACTTTTAATCCCGAAAGTTGATTTCTGGTTTGTTTGGCAGGTCTTCTGGCTCGTTCCTCTTCTAGAACCTTCCCATCATCAGATGACAGTGGTAAATATCTAAAAGCCGCTACTAGAACTTACAGCTGCGGGTACAGCTCCGGAGTTTAACCGGATTCCCTCTAAACCCAACTGGGTTTGCCAAGCTGGTGCAAAGGTATTTAAAAATTTAGAAGTAAAGATATTTCGGCAAGCCAATCTCCAACCGAAACAAACCTTAACAAGAGCCCAATATAGGCTAACAATAGCCCATCTAATCACCATTCATCCGCATAAGGTTTCCAACCTATAAAGCAGGCACGCCTCGGAATGCCCAATAGCATAGCCATACCCCATCTACAACAGCCGTATATGGCGATATTCTCGCCTCTATCCCTTTCTCTTCCCGTCTCAAACTGGGCCAATTTCAGCAAAACAGAGGCAACAATGGTTCACACCCAAGCGGCTACTCGCAGTACGCCTTCTCAGCACCTTCCCAATCGAGCATAAACCACCAAACGGCCTTCCTGCATCACCAAAACCTCTACTACGCAAAAAAGGGCGACAACAGCCGCCCTTACATATAAAGATAAAAATCCTTAGTCCAAAACAGTCACCCAGTTATGCTTATCTTCCACATCGCCATACTGAATACCTACCAAGGTTTCGTAAAGCTTAGTCGATAAAGCGCCAGGACGTCCATCCTTACAGAACTTGTAAGTCTTTCCAGTCTCAAGATCTGCAATCTCGCCAATTGGAGAAATTACCGCAGCGGTACCGCAAGCGCCAACTTCCTCAAATGTATCCAACTCCTCAACAGGTATCGGACGACGAATGGCAGTTAACCCTAAATCTTCGGCAAGTGTTAGCAAGCTCATGTTGGTAATCGAAGGCAAAATGCTCGTACTTTGTGGAGTAATGTAGCAGTTATCCTTTATTCCGAAGAAGTTTGCTGCACCAATCTCGTCAATGTAACGCTTTTCTTTAGCATCCAAGTACATTGGCGAACCATAACCCTTGTCGTGAGTCTGAACCACACCACGTAAGCTCGCAGCATAGTTTCCACCAACCTTTAGCGTACCTGTTCCTAGCGGAGCCGCACGGTCGCTGTCCTTAACAATGGCAATCTTCACTGGATTAAAACCTTCCTTGAAGTATGGCCCTACTGGGGTCACAAATACAATAAAGGTATACTCCCTTGCAGGCTTAACACCAACCTCGGCACCCGATCCAAACAAAAGTGGACGAATGTATAGCGAAGCACCTGTACCAAAAGGTGGCACAAAACGCTCGTTAAGTTTCACAACCTTAAGGATGGCCTCTTCAAAAAGCTTCTCAGGCACTGGTGCCATCAAAATTCCTTCAGCCGAACGCGCCAAACGCTTGGCATTCTCATCCCAACGGAAAAGACGAATCTTACCATCCTTACCGCGGTAAGCCTTTAATCCCTCAAAAGCTTCCTGACCATAGTGTAGCCCTGTCGCCGCAATATGAATTGGAAAATATTCGGAATCAGAAATCTCTAACTCGCCCCATTTTCCATCTTTAAATGTGCAGCGAACGTTGTAATCGGTTTTAATATAACCGAATGGCAATTTTCCCCAGTCTAAATTTTCCATAAGCTTACTTATATTTTCTGCTACTGCCCAAATGTAATAGTTTTTCTATAAAAAAACCATATCAAAAATCAATCTATAACCGAAAAACACCTTTACACTTACATTTTATAATTAAAAAACAGACTTGAAATAATAATTTTCAGCACATCACCTAATATACCTGCAACTATTAAGGTGGAAAAGACGATAAAACTTATCGTATATTGGGTAAAATTAAAACCTTATGCTATGGAAATAAAACGTAACATGGTAGGATGGTTCGAAATCCCCGTGGTGGATATGAGCAGGGCTGTTGCCTTCTATCAAACAGTTTTTGACGTAGAAATTCAGGTGGTAAACCTCGAAGGGCTCGAGATGGGATGGTTCCCTTGGAACGATAAGCTCCCCGGATCTCCGGGCTCGCTCGTAAAACACGACGAATACTACAAACCTTCCAGCGATGGCGTGCTCATTTACTTCTCGTCTCAAGCTGGCGACCTAAATGTAGAGCTAAATAGGGTCGAAGCAGCAGGAGGAACGGTAATTATGCCCAAAACCCTGATTAAGGAGGATATCGGCTACATGTCGCTCATTATCGATACAGAGGGAAATAGGGTTGCAATACACTCCGTTAAGTAAATAAAACAGGAAGGAGAGGCTAAAACCTCTCCTTTATGCTAAAAATCGCTGGTCATTATCAGCTGCGGCTTATCACTAAAATGCTCGTAGCGCGGACGGTACCGCTCGGCATCATAAAACTTCTCAATATCTACCTTCTTTTTGTAGCTCGTCACCACATCGATAGGAACATTGTCGTAACGCCCGTTCCGCAAGCTCACCAAACGCCCCGTATTGCCCTTTAAAATCAAATCGAGAGCCAGATTACCAAAAGCCATCGGAACTATGCTATCCAAGGCATCAGGAGCACCACTTCTTACCATGTAACCTAACCGCTGATTGATTACATCCACCTTTCTTCCGTTGTTAAACTTCGCCGAATGGTTACGTAGCTGCTCAGAAACTAGATCGCCAATACCTCCAAGCTTTTTATGCCCGTACGCATCCGCCTCTTCGCCCTGATAAATCATGGCGCCATCCTTAAACATGGCACCTTCCGAAACCAAAAGAACAGAATACTTACTTGGATTCATTGCCCTATCACGCACCATTAGCTCTGCCAGGTGTTCAATATCAAACTTATACTCCGGAATCACGCAACGATCGGCAGCACCAGCCATAGCTGGCAGTAATGCCGAAAATCCAGCATACCGACCAAACACCTCAATCACCAAAAACCGCTCATGCGATCCAGCCGATGTTCGAAGCTCATGCGCCAGCTCAATCGTACGCGAAATGCAAGTTCCAAAGCCTATACAGTAGTCTGTTCCCGGAACGTCATTGTCCATCGTCTTGGGAATAGCAATTACAGGAACTCCCTTATTATGCAGATGAACACCGTAGCTTAGCGTATCATCCCCTCCTATAGGTATCAGATAGTCTAACCCCAGAAAATCGATG includes:
- a CDS encoding VOC family protein, translated to MEIKRNMVGWFEIPVVDMSRAVAFYQTVFDVEIQVVNLEGLEMGWFPWNDKLPGSPGSLVKHDEYYKPSSDGVLIYFSSQAGDLNVELNRVEAAGGTVIMPKTLIKEDIGYMSLIIDTEGNRVAIHSVK
- a CDS encoding branched-chain amino acid aminotransferase gives rise to the protein MSKLMENLDWGKLPFGYIKTDYNVRCTFKDGKWGELEISDSEYFPIHIAATGLHYGQEAFEGLKAYRGKDGKIRLFRWDENAKRLARSAEGILMAPVPEKLFEEAILKVVKLNERFVPPFGTGASLYIRPLLFGSGAEVGVKPAREYTFIVFVTPVGPYFKEGFNPVKIAIVKDSDRAAPLGTGTLKVGGNYAASLRGVVQTHDKGYGSPMYLDAKEKRYIDEIGAANFFGIKDNCYITPQSTSILPSITNMSLLTLAEDLGLTAIRRPIPVEELDTFEEVGACGTAAVISPIGEIADLETGKTYKFCKDGRPGALSTKLYETLVGIQYGDVEDKHNWVTVLD
- a CDS encoding ABC transporter substrate-binding protein; the protein is MIRVFALSGLVSLALLLGSCGNKQGSQQSAGNGEDSSYFSTKISLKYLRGFKVTYHGSYAKVDVRDPFDTTKTLKTYILIDRKAEKPANLPSGTIIKVPVERSACFYGLTVHELAKLGENQTVTGVAEIQYVKDSLVLAKYKRGQMVDLGEVAQANVERVIEANPQVLIVSPVSGGSLRKIEETGVPLVYDCSYLENTPLARTEWIKFLSLFYRKEALANQLFDSVEARYNRVSKIAKAVKTRPTVFSEKKFGQVWYMPGGASYMARFFEDAGSNFMWKDDKSTGALSLGFEAVLAKASDADFWVIKTNTPFVYTYSRLEQEFGLYKSFKAFKKGNVINCDTGRSPYYEDGFLEPDVILTDLVSHFHPELMKGYQPKYFKKLDR
- a CDS encoding 6-phosphofructokinase, giving the protein MANTKNYKGVIGVLTGGGDVPGLNPAIRAVTFRAIREGYKVVGIRKGWEGMITIDRSKKPNEQEDAIELTDLMVNRLGRTGGTFLHSSRTRPDKVRLDRVPDIYKNVYTQDVNDMTSEVMANIDFLGLDYLIPIGGDDTLSYGVHLHNKGVPVIAIPKTMDNDVPGTDYCIGFGTCISRTIELAHELRTSAGSHERFLVIEVFGRYAGFSALLPAMAGAADRCVIPEYKFDIEHLAELMVRDRAMNPSKYSVLLVSEGAMFKDGAMIYQGEEADAYGHKKLGGIGDLVSEQLRNHSAKFNNGRKVDVINQRLGYMVRSGAPDALDSIVPMAFGNLALDLILKGNTGRLVSLRNGRYDNVPIDVVTSYKKKVDIEKFYDAERYRPRYEHFSDKPQLIMTSDF
- a CDS encoding ABC transporter ATP-binding protein; the encoded protein is MKRATTNSAGDTTNLYASDLCIGYSGKGKEVMRIHENLNLELKAGELTFLLGPNGAGKSTLIRTLVGFQPKLDGEVTINGRRIEGYNEQEYSKLVSVVLTERSSVGGMTVRELVGLGRYPHVGFFGILRRKDRLVVEKAIQEVGIADLANKYVSELSDGERQKAMIAKALAQETPIVVLDEPTAFLDLPSKIEIMVLLHELANNTNKSILLSTHDLELALQLADRIWLLSKGRPMVSGVPEDLVLSGKFNSFFEREGILFDKETGSFRVHNPLAKSIHINGVGVEAQWVANALVRNGFAPSTDPDAEFRVDVSEECPGEYMVYRNSEKVFTADSIEMLLKLLKAS
- a CDS encoding iron ABC transporter permease — translated: MFGTNHRRHYGRLLIFLGLLIPLLMLLNVVWGTVTIPVGEVMSIIMGKESDNVAWNNIVWVSRIPQSITATLAGASLAAAGLLLQTLFRNPLADPSILGISTGANLGVAILVLALSGSMIFGTLVGFAASILAAFAGSVGVLFIILYFSTKIKNTAMLLIIGIMVGYIASSIISVLNFYASKENIQIFVVWGLGDFSSVTWKEMPIFVLASLFGVGVALLQIKPLNALLLGESYASNLGINVKRSRMLILIATGLLTAVVTAFCGPISFIGLAVPHVARMLLGTSNHKTLLPATILLGAVVALICNILTTLPGEGGIIPINAVTSMLGAPVVIYVILNRKKLQYFS
- a CDS encoding RDD family protein, which gives rise to MLSIFKITNGKKVAVFAALAILSGLIFELVAYLGFITTQEGFHLYWNLKCISPNLQMGLLNSDIQQYHGNGNAIPVNLFNVLIYITGLVGLVIFYVSKFKEIRLIRFFFSIVFLSNGITLFFMVINAIRWISNPAFNLFLWVLNFVMVIFWCLISFIVLRHYMQERELEMDSEVEDLFGNKGIYESPSKLQRLFHSLVDTCIAVGVCSALVASFYLGVISNDYFATPTSLERSLVILLSMFVLYALFEWLFGATPGKMLTESRTIKTNGGKLTLGCVLGRSFARFIPFESFSFLTYGDGWHDLLSKTTVVKEKRTGIAGRWYWLLPLGYLLLVIGIYVGGEMLEKYRFKQENEKNYSRHYNQLQRQLDKITPNTVIILNSIEGDYSSGHISLIVDKVISDAVEVSIIPNEGVSNLSEMAQRYTQMKPLVGGVRILISDLKKGITPSMSDYISNKIVGFRLPNDNHRYAISDFALLDRPFLSARGKVLYDSQIITFYLETKGSAADLIAAKNIEGDINWAGTLPLQIKSADLNSSYENEITMIANNCRKDENIKSILTLKDSQGCIYQFMLTVQDKECSIEKIN